Proteins encoded in a region of the Xiphophorus couchianus chromosome 11, X_couchianus-1.0, whole genome shotgun sequence genome:
- the usp28 gene encoding ubiquitin carboxyl-terminal hydrolase 28 isoform X1, whose product MRAEQSENGENSTNSLKMLMEQLKEITGIQDQQVLYKALKASQGDVGHAVGLLTTQTVEVQDSAEPQESGTSAETWDKQRGLPKDELQTAIELSLQESHNAEQEEREFNRALEASAEENAARMKRKRCEAQSEMCSPADWIRQDDWPVGIRNVGNTCWFSAVIQSLFHLPVFRRLVLNYHLSEQILEKCKSHADKRNIAFMQELRCLFALMVGSTRRFVDPSAAVELLRDAFRTSEAQQDVSEFSHKLLDWLEDAFQLAANGKNAEDKQQNPMVRLFYGTFVTERRHEGKTLYNIEQFGQYPLQVNGFSNLDECLEGAMVEKEIESLHSDHAATSGRERWFKKLPPVLTFELSRFEFNTQLGRPEKIHKKLEFPQIVYMDRYLHKNIERTNERRGEVKKLKEQLAALQQKLECYKNYGSGPMKYPLADMLQFVLEFATTKPTSVSPAEDSRLATSSPPPVSHPLSDAIAKDSSEPGDKDSSDGLVSSVSNCQQTPIYKPFTQCKHPSDCPPHPAPHSATEEELHFVKTCLRRWRTEVEHDINELKTSIDKLTQTLEGMYSDNSLCQVPYRLHAVLVHEGQASAGHYWAYIYDHANQRWMKYNDVSITESSWEELERDSFGGMTNASAYCLMYIDDRLPQLITEDTDDETGQELHGMDSLPAALRRYVQEDNRWFQQELSEWEEQFCQTATPQEESATPAEPPSPSVENTELTPVEPAPQSGPSTEEPEQGAALEARSGSEEEKTADRETRETPEAAEESEMAPPSTSPGCQSDPTDIPTVIDTLEPGPDPAGLQSQTSGSDAELCNQAEVCVPGETLGPNSEANDGPGASGEAPGHGADPGNEEQQQEQQEAPARQRQVENEVSEVEIPNVGRIMVRADADGYNEEMMLTPAMQGVILAIAKARQTFDKEGPEAGLIKAFHEEYSRLFELSQEEITPQEDARLQHALVYFFQNKAPKRVIERTLLEQFTDRNLSFDERAISIMREARAKLRLIKPEDMDMEEYMQWHDDYRDFRTVFVYLLTGLEQYQHGKMREALNYLAHAYETNTTLLGKGEKHGVNKALIAVYRRKCLTALNDSASRLFCSGEEGKVEEGLSIMDEAVIPCLHLMSRDSALSQEDRDAMENIRSHWCCCLGQDMDDSLQVKLGELLPRVLDGSSGTVVLKDPPKVHVNQAHDLCSRLAAVMESIHNTTVVTVQ is encoded by the exons AGCTCTGGAAGCCAGCGCTGAAGAAAATGCAGCACGAATGAAGAGGAAGAGATGTGAAGCGCAGAGTGAGATGTGCAGCCCTGCAGACTGGATCCGTCAGGATGACTGGCCCGTCGGCATCCGCAACGTAGGAAACACCTGCTGGTTCAGTGCTGTCATTCAG TCACTCTTCCACTTACCTGTGTTCAGGAGGCTGGTTCTCAACTACCATCTGTCAGAACAAATTCTGGAAAAGTGTAAGAGTCATGCT GACAAGAGGAACATTGCCTTCATGCAGGAGCTGCGGTGCCTGTTTGCTCTCATGGTGGGATCCACTCGCAGGTTTGTGGATCCCTCTGCTGCGGTGGAGTTGCTGCGCGACGCCTTTCGGACCAGCGAGGCTCAGCAG GATGTCAGCGAATTTTCCCACAAACTGCTCGACTGGTTAGAAGATGCCTTTCAACTGGCCGCCAACGGAAA GAACGCAGAAGACAAGCAGCAAAACCCAATGGTTCGGCTTTTCTATGGCACCTTTGTAACGGAGAGGCGACATGAAG GCAAGACGCTGTACAACATCGAGCAGTTTGGTCAGTACCCTCTGCAAGTCAACGGCTTCAGCAACCTGGACGAATGCCTGGAAGGGGCGATGGTTGAGAAGGAGATCGAGTCGCTGCACTCGGACCACGCCGCCACGTCTGGCCGAGAG AGGTGGTTTAAAAAACTACCGCCGGTCCTGACCTTTGAACTTTCCAGATTCGAGTTCAACACTCAGCTCGGGCGTCCCGAGAAGATACACAAAAAATTAGAGTTTCCACAAATTGTTTACATGGACAG ataTCTTCACAAAAACATAGAACGGACCAATGAGAGGAGAGGGGAAGTGAAGAAGCTCAAGGAGCAACTTGCCGCACTTCAACAGAAACTTGAGTG TTATAAAAACTACGGCTCTGGACCGATGAAGTACCCTCTAGCCGACATGCTCCAGTTCGTTCTAGAGTTTGCCACTACCAAACCCACCAGCGTTTCCCCAGCTGAAGATTCCAGACTCGCCACGTCTTCCCCGCCTCCTGTGAGCCACCCGCTGTCCGACGCCATCGCCAAAGACAGCAG CGAACCTGGAGATAAAGACTCATCGGACGGCCTGGTTTCCAGTGTTTCAAACTGCCAGCAGACGCCCATTTACAAGCCCTTCACCCAGTGCAAACACCCGTCTGACTGCCCGCCCCACCCAGCGCCTCACAGCGCCACAGAAGAGGAGCTGCACTTCGTGAAGACCTGCCTGCGGCGCTGGAGGACTGAAGTAGAGCACGACATAAATG AGCTAAAGACCAGCATAGACAAACTCACTCAGACGCTGGAAGGCATGTACTCAGACAACAGTCTCTGCCAG GTGCCCTACAGACTGCATGCAGTGCTTGTTCATGAAGGTCAGGCCTCGGCAGGTCATTACTGGGCGTACATCTACGACCACGCCAACCAGCGCTGGATGAAGTACAACGACGTCAGCATCACCGAGTCTTCGTGGGAGGAGCTGGAGCGAGACTCGTTTGGGGGGATGACCAACGCCAGCGCGTACTGCCTGATGTACATCGATGACCGGCTACCCCAGCTGATCACAG AAGACACAGACGATGAGACAGGCCAGGAGCTGCACGGCATGGACTCCCTGCCGGCCGCGCTCAGACGCTACGTTCAGGAAGACAACCGCTGGTTCCAGCAGGAGCTCAGCGAGTGGGAGGAGCAGTTCTGCCAAACCGCCACTCCGCAGGAAGAGTCTGCGACCCCGGCGGAGCCTCCCAGCCCCAGCGTGGAGAACACGGAGCTAACACCTGTGGAGCCAGCACCCCAGTCTGGACCTTCCACTGAAGAGCCGGAGCAAGGAGCGGCTTTAGAGGCCCGGTCCGGCTCAGAAGAGGAGAAGACTGCAGATCGTGAAACCAGAGAGACGCCTGAAG CAGCAGAGGAGTCTGAGATGGCGCCCCCATCTACAAGTCCTGGCTGCCAATCAGATCCCACCGACATTCCCACAGTCATCGACACCCTGGAACCGGGCCCGGACCCAGCAGGGCTGCAGAGTCAG ACCTCTGGCTCAGATGCAGAGCTGTGTAACCAGGCTGAAGTGTGTGTGCCTGGGGAGACGTTGGGACCAAACTCAGAGGCTAACGATGGACCCGGAGCGTCTGGGGAGGCTCCCGGACACGGAGCAGATCCGGGAAacgaggagcagcagcaggagcagcaggaggctcCAGCCAGGCAGAGGCAGGTGGAGAACGAGGTGTCGGAGGTGGAGATCCCCAACGTGGGCCGCATCATGGTGAGGGCCGATGCTGACGGATACAACGAAGAG ATGATGCTTACCCCGGCTATGCAGGGTGTCATCCTGGCCATAGCCAAGGCAAGGCAAACGTTTGACAAAGAGGGCCCTGAGGCTGGCCTCATCAAG GCCTTCCATGAGGAGTATTCCCGGCTGTTTGAGCTCTCCCAGGAGGAGATCACCCCCCAGGAGGACGCCCGTCTGCAGCACGCTCTGGTTTACTTCTTTCAGAACAAGGCGCCCAAGCGTGTCATCGAAAGGACGCTGCTGGAGCAGTTTACAGACCGCAACCTCAGCTTTGACGAAAG GGCCATCAGCATAATGAGGGAAGCCCGAGCCAAGCTCCGCCTCATTAAGCCAGAAGACATGGACATGGAGGAATACATG CAGTGGCATGACGACTACAGGGACTTCAGGACGGTGTTTGTCTACTTGCTAACTGGGCTCGAGCAGTATCAGCACGGAAA GATGCGAGAGGCTTTGAACTACTTGGCTCATGCGTATGAGACCAACACCACTCTGCTGGGAAAGGGAGAGAAACATGGTGTGAACAAAGCTCTTATTGCAGTTTACAGAAGAAAGTGCCTCACT GCGCTGAACGACAGCGCGTCCCGGCTGTTCTGCAGCGGCGAGGAGGGCAAAGTGGAGGAGGGTCTCTCCATCATGGACGAAGCCGTCATTCCCTGCCTTCACCTGATGAGCCGGGACTCGGCTTTGTCCCAGGAGGACCGGGACGCTATGGAGAACATCCGCAGCCACTGGTGCTGCTGCCTGGGTCAGGACATGGACG aTTCGCTGCAGGTAAAGTTGGGCGAGTTGCTGCCGCGGGTTCTGGACGGCTCCAGTGGGACGGTGGTGTTGAAAGATCCACCAAAAGTTCACGTCAACCAGGCTCACGACCTGTGCAGCCGCCTGGCCGCTGTGATGGAGTCCATTCACAACACCACAGTAGTAACTGTCCAGTAA
- the usp28 gene encoding ubiquitin carboxyl-terminal hydrolase 28 isoform X5 → MQELRCLFALMVGSTRRFVDPSAAVELLRDAFRTSEAQQDVSEFSHKLLDWLEDAFQLAANGKNAEDKQQNPMVRLFYGTFVTERRHEGKTLYNIEQFGQYPLQVNGFSNLDECLEGAMVEKEIESLHSDHAATSGRERWFKKLPPVLTFELSRFEFNTQLGRPEKIHKKLEFPQIVYMDRYLHKNIERTNERRGEVKKLKEQLAALQQKLECYKNYGSGPMKYPLADMLQFVLEFATTKPTSVSPAEDSRLATSSPPPVSHPLSDAIAKDSSEPGDKDSSDGLVSSVSNCQQTPIYKPFTQCKHPSDCPPHPAPHSATEEELHFVKTCLRRWRTEVEHDINELKTSIDKLTQTLEGMYSDNSLCQVPYRLHAVLVHEGQASAGHYWAYIYDHANQRWMKYNDVSITESSWEELERDSFGGMTNASAYCLMYIDDRLPQLITEDTDDETGQELHGMDSLPAALRRYVQEDNRWFQQELSEWEEQFCQTATPQEESATPAEPPSPSVENTELTPVEPAPQSGPSTEEPEQGAALEARSGSEEEKTADRETRETPEAAEESEMAPPSTSPGCQSDPTDIPTVIDTLEPGPDPAGLQSQTSGSDAELCNQAEVCVPGETLGPNSEANDGPGASGEAPGHGADPGNEEQQQEQQEAPARQRQVENEVSEVEIPNVGRIMVRADADGYNEEMMLTPAMQGVILAIAKARQTFDKEGPEAGLIKAFHEEYSRLFELSQEEITPQEDARLQHALVYFFQNKAPKRVIERTLLEQFTDRNLSFDERAISIMREARAKLRLIKPEDMDMEEYMQWHDDYRDFRTVFVYLLTGLEQYQHGKMREALNYLAHAYETNTTLLGKGEKHGVNKALIAVYRRKCLTALNDSASRLFCSGEEGKVEEGLSIMDEAVIPCLHLMSRDSALSQEDRDAMENIRSHWCCCLGQDMDDSLQVKLGELLPRVLDGSSGTVVLKDPPKVHVNQAHDLCSRLAAVMESIHNTTVVTVQ, encoded by the exons ATGCAGGAGCTGCGGTGCCTGTTTGCTCTCATGGTGGGATCCACTCGCAGGTTTGTGGATCCCTCTGCTGCGGTGGAGTTGCTGCGCGACGCCTTTCGGACCAGCGAGGCTCAGCAG GATGTCAGCGAATTTTCCCACAAACTGCTCGACTGGTTAGAAGATGCCTTTCAACTGGCCGCCAACGGAAA GAACGCAGAAGACAAGCAGCAAAACCCAATGGTTCGGCTTTTCTATGGCACCTTTGTAACGGAGAGGCGACATGAAG GCAAGACGCTGTACAACATCGAGCAGTTTGGTCAGTACCCTCTGCAAGTCAACGGCTTCAGCAACCTGGACGAATGCCTGGAAGGGGCGATGGTTGAGAAGGAGATCGAGTCGCTGCACTCGGACCACGCCGCCACGTCTGGCCGAGAG AGGTGGTTTAAAAAACTACCGCCGGTCCTGACCTTTGAACTTTCCAGATTCGAGTTCAACACTCAGCTCGGGCGTCCCGAGAAGATACACAAAAAATTAGAGTTTCCACAAATTGTTTACATGGACAG ataTCTTCACAAAAACATAGAACGGACCAATGAGAGGAGAGGGGAAGTGAAGAAGCTCAAGGAGCAACTTGCCGCACTTCAACAGAAACTTGAGTG TTATAAAAACTACGGCTCTGGACCGATGAAGTACCCTCTAGCCGACATGCTCCAGTTCGTTCTAGAGTTTGCCACTACCAAACCCACCAGCGTTTCCCCAGCTGAAGATTCCAGACTCGCCACGTCTTCCCCGCCTCCTGTGAGCCACCCGCTGTCCGACGCCATCGCCAAAGACAGCAG CGAACCTGGAGATAAAGACTCATCGGACGGCCTGGTTTCCAGTGTTTCAAACTGCCAGCAGACGCCCATTTACAAGCCCTTCACCCAGTGCAAACACCCGTCTGACTGCCCGCCCCACCCAGCGCCTCACAGCGCCACAGAAGAGGAGCTGCACTTCGTGAAGACCTGCCTGCGGCGCTGGAGGACTGAAGTAGAGCACGACATAAATG AGCTAAAGACCAGCATAGACAAACTCACTCAGACGCTGGAAGGCATGTACTCAGACAACAGTCTCTGCCAG GTGCCCTACAGACTGCATGCAGTGCTTGTTCATGAAGGTCAGGCCTCGGCAGGTCATTACTGGGCGTACATCTACGACCACGCCAACCAGCGCTGGATGAAGTACAACGACGTCAGCATCACCGAGTCTTCGTGGGAGGAGCTGGAGCGAGACTCGTTTGGGGGGATGACCAACGCCAGCGCGTACTGCCTGATGTACATCGATGACCGGCTACCCCAGCTGATCACAG AAGACACAGACGATGAGACAGGCCAGGAGCTGCACGGCATGGACTCCCTGCCGGCCGCGCTCAGACGCTACGTTCAGGAAGACAACCGCTGGTTCCAGCAGGAGCTCAGCGAGTGGGAGGAGCAGTTCTGCCAAACCGCCACTCCGCAGGAAGAGTCTGCGACCCCGGCGGAGCCTCCCAGCCCCAGCGTGGAGAACACGGAGCTAACACCTGTGGAGCCAGCACCCCAGTCTGGACCTTCCACTGAAGAGCCGGAGCAAGGAGCGGCTTTAGAGGCCCGGTCCGGCTCAGAAGAGGAGAAGACTGCAGATCGTGAAACCAGAGAGACGCCTGAAG CAGCAGAGGAGTCTGAGATGGCGCCCCCATCTACAAGTCCTGGCTGCCAATCAGATCCCACCGACATTCCCACAGTCATCGACACCCTGGAACCGGGCCCGGACCCAGCAGGGCTGCAGAGTCAG ACCTCTGGCTCAGATGCAGAGCTGTGTAACCAGGCTGAAGTGTGTGTGCCTGGGGAGACGTTGGGACCAAACTCAGAGGCTAACGATGGACCCGGAGCGTCTGGGGAGGCTCCCGGACACGGAGCAGATCCGGGAAacgaggagcagcagcaggagcagcaggaggctcCAGCCAGGCAGAGGCAGGTGGAGAACGAGGTGTCGGAGGTGGAGATCCCCAACGTGGGCCGCATCATGGTGAGGGCCGATGCTGACGGATACAACGAAGAG ATGATGCTTACCCCGGCTATGCAGGGTGTCATCCTGGCCATAGCCAAGGCAAGGCAAACGTTTGACAAAGAGGGCCCTGAGGCTGGCCTCATCAAG GCCTTCCATGAGGAGTATTCCCGGCTGTTTGAGCTCTCCCAGGAGGAGATCACCCCCCAGGAGGACGCCCGTCTGCAGCACGCTCTGGTTTACTTCTTTCAGAACAAGGCGCCCAAGCGTGTCATCGAAAGGACGCTGCTGGAGCAGTTTACAGACCGCAACCTCAGCTTTGACGAAAG GGCCATCAGCATAATGAGGGAAGCCCGAGCCAAGCTCCGCCTCATTAAGCCAGAAGACATGGACATGGAGGAATACATG CAGTGGCATGACGACTACAGGGACTTCAGGACGGTGTTTGTCTACTTGCTAACTGGGCTCGAGCAGTATCAGCACGGAAA GATGCGAGAGGCTTTGAACTACTTGGCTCATGCGTATGAGACCAACACCACTCTGCTGGGAAAGGGAGAGAAACATGGTGTGAACAAAGCTCTTATTGCAGTTTACAGAAGAAAGTGCCTCACT GCGCTGAACGACAGCGCGTCCCGGCTGTTCTGCAGCGGCGAGGAGGGCAAAGTGGAGGAGGGTCTCTCCATCATGGACGAAGCCGTCATTCCCTGCCTTCACCTGATGAGCCGGGACTCGGCTTTGTCCCAGGAGGACCGGGACGCTATGGAGAACATCCGCAGCCACTGGTGCTGCTGCCTGGGTCAGGACATGGACG aTTCGCTGCAGGTAAAGTTGGGCGAGTTGCTGCCGCGGGTTCTGGACGGCTCCAGTGGGACGGTGGTGTTGAAAGATCCACCAAAAGTTCACGTCAACCAGGCTCACGACCTGTGCAGCCGCCTGGCCGCTGTGATGGAGTCCATTCACAACACCACAGTAGTAACTGTCCAGTAA